Within Flavobacterium pisciphilum, the genomic segment TGTATTTATTTTAGAAGGTATTTTGTTTAGTTAAATAAAACTTAAAAATTATTTCGATTTCTATTGTTTTATTTAGTAGGTTTGAAAGAATTAATCTACAAGTTAAACTATATTAAAAATGAAATCAATCTTTACTTTTTTATTTTTTTGGATATTTATATTAAGTTATAATGCTGTAAACGCACAAATTAGCACAGGTTCAGGTGGAGCTGGAAGTGTTTTGCCAAACTCATCAACTTCTAATACTAATGTAGGGATTGGAACTACTAATCCTACTACTACATTAGAGGTTAATGGAGATATTAAAGTAAAAAACGCCAATTTTTCAGGATTAGGTCTTCCTAATGGTCAAACTTTTATTGACACGAATGATCGAAACCAAAAAAGTAAAGTTTTTCAAGCAGGTAGTTTTGTTAATTCTAATAATAGTAGAATGATGAACTTTTTTGATTTTCCAGCTTCAAATATTAACGCAAAATCTAGGTTTTGGTTTTCCATCGATGATAGGGGAGATAATCAAAGATTTAGATCTTATGCTGAGACAGCTGGTTTTGGTGGTTTTGAGATAAATGATAGTAAACAACGAAATGTATTTAGAGTTTTAGAAGATACAACACCAGATGGCTGTAACTTTAGTCATGCTTCCCTTCCACAGGCTAACACAAAATTGATAATTGGCGCAAGTTATGAAAGCTTAACATCTGATGAAAATAAAAAATATAAATTAATAATTAAGGCAAGTTCATGTGGCTCAACATTTTTAGATGGTTCTGGTAGTGCATTTGTAGAAGGGAATATAATATCTATGAATAATATTGGAATCGGAACTACAAATTTTACTGATGGATCAGATACCTACAGACTATCTGTAAAAGGAAAGATAAGAGCTGAGGAAATAAAAGTATATTCTACTTGGGCAGATTATGTTTTTGATAAAGAGTATAAATTACCTAACTTGAAAGAAGTTGAAAACTATATAGTAGAAAATGGACATTTACCAAACGTACCATCTGCTAAAGAAATTACAGAGAAAGGTTTAGAACTTGGAGAAATGGCAAAAATTCAACAAGAAAAGATTGAAGAATTAACCTTGTATTTAATTAAGCAAAATAAAGAAATAGAACAGCAAAATAAAGATATTCAGGAGCTAAAAGATCAGGTGAAGGTTTTATTAGGGAAAAAATAACTGTCATTATTTAAATTTTGTTATTTTTGAAAAAACTATATAAATGACTTTATTATATTTTGATCCAGGTACAGGAGCTTTAATTGTTCAGTTTTTGGCTGCAGCAGTTGCAGCAGTTTTAATGTTTTACAGAACTGTTTTACATAAAGTAAAGCGTGTTTTTGGTATTGAAACTAAAAGGGAAGAAGATTTTATGGATGAAGCAGATAGCAAGGAGGATCAAAATTAGATGGGATCAAATAGAATTTCTTCATCTTTTAGGGACCCATCAGGTTATATTTTTATAGCTGGAGACAAAATAAAAAGAGCAATAAATCCAATTTATTTTGAGCAATACAAAGCTTTAACTGATAGCAGGTTTTATGCTCTTCTTTTTAAAAAGAAATTCCTAATTCCTCATAAAATCGAAATTTTATCTGCTGATCAAATAATTATTGAATCAGAAAAAATATCTTTTATAAGTTATCCTTATGAATGGAACTTTCTACAATACAAACATGCTGCTTTATTGACGTTAAAGATCCAGAAGTTATGTTTGGAGCATAATTTTACATTGAAGGATGCTTCAGCTTTCAATATTACTTTTCATGAAGGGAAACCTATTTTTATAGATACTTTATCATTTGATTTCTATAAGGAAAATAGTCCTTGGCTAGCTTACAAACAATTTATAATGCACTTCTTAGGGCCATTGGTTTTATCTAAATATTATGGACAAGACCAGTTAAAAATGCTGTCTCAATATTTAGAAGGTATTTCGTTACAAAAATTGTCTAAGTTATTACCAGCTAAAAGCTATTTAAGTCCAACATTGTTGAGTAATATTCACTTGTTGGCAAAATATGATTCAAAATTCGAATCAGATAAAAAAAAAGTAGTTAGCAATTTACCCAAAGCTTCTCAAATTAAATTGTTAGACGGTCTTTATGACTATATAGAAAATTTAACTATAAATGAAAATACTGAGTGGGATCATTATTATAACCAAACAAATTATAATGGAGCATCCTATGATTTTAAAAAGACTTATACAAAAGATTGGTTTCTATCTATAAAAGGGAAATCATTAATTGACATAGGAGGTAATGATGGAACATTTTCCAGAGTTTTGAAAGATATGGCAACCTTTATTATTGTTGCTGATGTTGATTCTAATGCAGTGGAACAAAATTACCGACAAGTATTAAAAAATAAAGAAAAAAACATTCTTCCTCTTGTTACAGATGTCTTAAATCCTACTGCTAATTATGGATTTAATAACCAAGAACGACTTTCATTTATTGATAGAATTAAAGAATTAAAGTTTGATGGCTGTTTAGCTCTTGCAGTGATTCATCATATAACATTGTCAGGGAATATTCCATTTGAATTTTCAGCACAGTTTTTTTCAAAAATGGCTTCAAATTTATTAATTGAATTTCCTACAAGATCGGATTCTTGGGTACAGTTTTTACTTGATAGTAAAAGAGATTTTAAAGATCATTTTGATTTTTATAACGAAGAAAATTTTGAGAAAGAGTATAGTGTATATTTTGAAATACTAAAGAAAGAAAGGATTATATCTTCCGAAAGAATTCTATATAGTATGAAGCGCCTTCAATAACTTACAACAAATGAAATTTAATTTTAAAGAAAAAGTAAATGATTTTTTGAATGATTCAAAAGATTATCCAATCCTGGTTGGTTTTTTTTCTGGATTTTATCCTTTAGTTTATTATTATTCAAATAATTATGAATCAATAAATTCATATCAGCATCTTCTATATTTCATTTTTTTATTTTTAGTTTTACCCTGTGCTGGGGTTTATACTCTGTATAAAATATTTCGTCATTTTAAAAAATTGAACGGTTATAAGAGGCATTTATTATTTGTATTAGCAATAGAGATTACTGCGGTGTTTCTATCTCAGGTTTATTATTTGACTATAAAGAAAAAAATATTATTATTATTGCTAATACTTGTAGTTTATCTCTCTTCAAAATTTTATAATTACTACAAAAATATAGTGATTTTTCTAATCTTATTGTCGGTAATCCCATTTTATAAAACGTTACATATTTTCATTTACAAACAATTCAATGATACTTTAAGTTGGACAAAACAGGATGATGATATTGAAAAAGTTAAGTTTGTGAAATTTCCCAATATCTATTTTTTAGAACCAGATGGTTACGTTGGTAAGCAAGTGATGGAAGATCACCCTTATAAATATAACAACAGCATGTATGATTGGTTAGAAAGTAATTCATTTATAGTTTATAAAGATACAAGAAGTAATTACCCAGCAAGTTTAGCTTCAAATGCTTCGATGTTTGCAATGAAACATCATCACTTAAATAGTATATTATCTTCACCATTTGAGATGCAGGATTCGAGAAGTATTATTGTCGGAAATAATCCTGTAATAAAGATTCTAAAGAATAATAATTATAAAACTTTTTTTATAGTTGAAGATGGTTATTTCCAGCAAAGTTTTCCAAAAGGCAATTATGATTATTTTAATATAATGAATTCAGAAATTCCCTTTTTTAGTAATGATAACAATGCAAAAAGAGATGTTTATGAAGATTTAAAAAAATGCTTAGAAGCTAATAATAATAATAATAATAATAATAATGATAAACCAAAGTTTTATTTTGTAGAGAAATTACTTCCACATCATATTATCTATGATGGCTCGGGTATAAAAAATGGGCGTAAAGTTTATTTGGAAAAAATTGAAATTGCAAACGATTGGCTAATAAAAACTATAGAGTTGATAACTAAAAAAGACCCTCAAGGAATTATTATTATTGGAGCAGATCATGGTGGATGGGTTGGTATTGAAAATATAAATGAAATGTTTACAACAAGGAATCCAAAATTACTTCAATCAATTTTCGGTAATTTAATAGCTATAAAATGGAATGATGATAAGCATCATAATTATGATGAAAATTTAAAGTCAAATGTAAATATTTTTCGAGTTTTATTTTCTTATTTGAGCGAAGATAGAGCCTTGTTGCAACATTTAGAAAAAGATTCAAGTTATAATCTTTATCAAGACGGTGTATTTTCAAAAACGGGGGTGAAAGTTATTGATTGATAGTTTTTGTTTTAAAATAAATGAAATATCTTTTTTAAAGATGGAATTGGTTTAATTAAAGAGATGACTTTAAAAAAAAGAAACAAATAGTTATGAATAAGACGACTAATTTTTTAACCTAAAGATTATTTCGAATACTCCAAATATTTTTAAGATATATTTATTTTTGATTTTTTGAACTCATTACATTAAACAACTTTAATTGTATGAAAATTCTTTTATTAGGTGAGTACAGTGCTCTACATTCTACATTAGCAGAAGGGTTAAGGATATTAGGACATGATGTTACCGTAGCTTCTGATGGATGTAAATGGATGAAAAATGATAGAGATATTAATTTGTTCCGCCATGGATATGATTTTTATAACTCGATTAAATACCTAAGAAGAATACATAATACTTTTAAAAAATTTAGAGGTTATGATATTGTACAGATTAATAACCCTTCATTTTTAGATTTAAAGATTGAGAGAAATCTTCATTTTTATAGATTTTTATTGAAAAATAATGCGAAAGTTTTTTTAGGGGCATTTGGGACTGATTATTTTTGGGAGAAACTATGTATAGAAAATAAAACACTTAAATATTCCGATTTATTTATTGGGAAAAAACCTCTTGATATTTATAATTGTGAGTGGATAGGAAATCAATTTCAAGATGCAAATGTTGAAGTCGCAGAAACATGTAATGGCATAATTTCTTGTTTGTATGAGTATTATAAAGCATATGAACCTTATTATAAAAATAAATTAGGATATATTCCCTTACCTATTAATACTAATTTACTTCAGTATAAGCAAAAAGTAATTCAAGAGGATAAAATCAAATTTTTTATTGGTATTCAAAAACTTAAATCAAAACTGAAAGGCACTGATTTATTTCTTGAAGAAATAATGAAAATTAAGGAGGCTTATCCCAAAGAAGTTCTGATAAATAAAGTCACTTCTCTACCTTGGATGGAATATGTGAAAATAATGTCAGAATCAGATGTTATATTAGATCAACTCTATTCTTATACTCCTGGAATGAATGGTTTGATTGGTATGGCGCAAGGTTTGGTTTTGGTAGGTGGAGGAGAACCAGAAATGTATGAGTTGTTGAAGGAAAATAATAATTATCCAATTGTTAATGTATTTCCTTCGAAAGAAGATATTTATACTAAATTAGAAACACTAATACAAAATAGAAAGGATATTCCGGAAATTTCAAGCAATAGTAGAAAATTTGTAGAACTACATCATAATTATGTTCAAGTAGCTCAACAATATGTTGATTTTTGGAATAGTAAATAGTAACAATTAATCAAAAAATGATTTGAAATACAGAATTATCCTTTTCATAATAAGTAACATTATGCTTGTTTTTCTTAATATATTGTCTTTGATTTTTATTTCAAAAAAAGTATATATTTGTGAGTATATAAATTAAAAATGGTAAAGACTTTTCTTGAAAATGATATCGAGATTTTAATTTCTACAATGAATCAAGATTCATTAGATTTTTTAGTTCCAATGTTTCCGTTTTTACATTTTTCTAATTTTTCAATTTTAATAATTAATCAGACTCAAAATGAGAAAATTTTAACTTCTAATTATTCTAAGGTAAGAGTTATAAACTCGTTTGAAAAAGGTTTGGTAAAAAGTAGAAATTTGGCTCTTGATAATGCTGTTGGAAAAATTCTTGTCATTGCTGACGATGACATTGTTTATCAGGAAGGATTTTTAGCTAAAATAATAAATTCGTATCATAAATTCCCTGAAGCGGCAGTAGTGATTTTTTCAGTGATAAATTCAAATGGAGATTTAATTAAGAAATATCCTTCTGGTTCTAAAGTTAACTTAGGTATCTTAGATGTACTTAATGTGAGCTCAATAGAAATGACATTAAATAAAACGATTATTGATGCATCTAAAATTCGATTTGATGAAAAATTTGGTTTAGGTGGAGCTTTCGAAATGGGTGAAGAAGCAGTTTTTTTATCTGATTTAAAAGAAAATGGTCAATTGCTTATTTTTGACTCACAAATAATTGTAAAACATGAAAGTCAAACTTCTTCAGAAAAGATAAATATAACTAATAAATATTATATTCAAGGTGCAGTATTTTCAAGAATATTTAAAAAGAAATATATTTTTTGGATTTTTATCAAATTGTTTTTTGATCTAAAACAGAATAAAATACAATTTAAAAAAATTAAAACCGCTTTTAAAAGTGCAAAAGAGGGACATGAAAAATTTGAAATAACAAGACATGAAAATAAATAATAAGGGGATACAAATTATTTCAATTCCTAAAATAGAGGAGAGAAGAGGCAACCTTTCAGTAATAGAAAATGATACTGTTCCCTTTGATATTAAAAGGGTTTATTATTTATATGATGTACCAAGTGGAGCTGAACGTGGAGGGCACGCACATAAAAATCTAAAACAATTTTTGATTGCATTAAGTGGTAGTTTTGACGTAGTTTTAAAAGATGGAAAAGAGTCAATGACCGTAACTTTGAATAAGCCATTTGAAGGTTTGTTAATTAATCCTGGGATTTGGAGGGAACTACAAAATTTTTCTTCAGGTTCTGTTTGTTTAGTTGTAGCTTCGGAAGTTTATATTGAAGCCGATTATATAAGAGATTTTGAGGAATTTGTAAATTATTCTATTCGTAAATAGAAAAGTACAGACCAGTTTTTTTTAGATAATTTTTTACTTTAAAAAGGATGCGTAAAGAAGAAGAAGGGAGGTTTAATAAAAATCGAATCTTTAAATTAATATTTTTTGCATCAATATTTTTTAGATAAAAGTTTTTTTTGTCTGTATATCCAAATATATAATAACGTAACCCGTATTCAATTCTATATAAATCTAAGAATTTTTTCAGTGATGAGTTTTGACTCTCAGCAGTTTTGAACGGTTCAAAATCCATTAATTTCATTGTATTAATGCTCTTCTTTGATAAGCTGTTGGGAGTATTGTAGTTATAAACGGCTGTAATCCTATTACTTATTGCTACAGAGTAATGAATACCGATTTTAGTCCACAATTCTAAATCTTCACCATTTGTAACTCCAGGGGTAAAACTGCCAAATTTCAATAGAATTTCTTTTGGAATTGCTAAGCTTGAAGTCCATGTTGTTCGAAATGGAGAATTCGAATAGAAATAATCTTCAATAATTCCTGAAAATGAATTTTCGATTCCATTGTGATGAGGAATTACAAATTGTTTAGATATTGTTTTGATTTTATAGCGAGAACAATAAATACCACAATTTGGGAAATTATTATATAATTTAAATAAAGTTTCTAAGTGATTAGGAAACCAATAGTCGTCTGCATCAAGAAAAGTAATTAGTTTTCCTTTAGATTTTTCGATTCCTGAATTTCTAGCAACAGAAACACCTTGATTTTTTTGATTGTAAAGCTGTATACGACTGTCATTAAATTCCAGAACTCTTGTTACGCTATTGTCTGTAGATCCATCGTTTATGATGATAATTTCATAATCTGTAAAAGTCTGATCAAGAACACTTTTTATAGTGTTTTCAATATAATCAGCTTTATTGTATAATGGAATAATTACAGAAAAAAATGCCATATAACTTATTTTTTTAAATTACAATAATAGCCTAATTTATAAAGGTCAAATAAAAATAAAGAAGGTTTTTGAGAAAGTAAATTTAATTCCATTTTTGCTTGATTTTTTCTGAATAGAAAGGCTGAAAAAGGAGTTATTCTGAGTTTTTTTATAAAATCAAAAGATTTAAGTATTTTACTTTCTTCAGAAGTTATTTTCTTTGAATTATAAAGTAATATCAGGTTTTCTAAGGCTGTTTTGGTTTTGTTTAGAAATATGATTGAAGTTTCTAAATTTAAATGATATGTGGGGTTTTCAATGCATAAAATTTCAAAATGATTTGATTTTAAAACGGAGAAAAAGCACAAATCTTCATAGCCATATTTTGTAATAACTTCATCAAAAGGATATTGAATAAAAATGTTTCTTTTTATTAATAAATTTGAGGTTAGAATTGATTTGGTTTCTCTTTTCTGTCCATAAATCCATCGTAAATACTGCTCCTCTTGAGGTTTTTTATTCTCATAAAGAATCCCTCCAAAAGCGATGTTTTCTTCTGTATTTGTAATGATATCTAAATATCGTTTTATAAAATTATTTTGAGCAGGAAATGTGTCACAGTCTAAAATAAGAAGCCAATTGTGTTTTGCTTTTCGAGCTAATGAATTAATATTTCCTCCTCTACCAATATTTTTATCTAAAGAAATAAAAAAACAATTTTCGAGTAAATTTATTTTTTCATTGTCTTTATTCAATATAGAATTAGATCCATCATCTTGGCAAATTATCTCGAACTCTATTTTAGATTCTAAACATTGTTTATGTAGTGCTTCAACTAGAGAAGAAACATTATAATTATAAACAGGAATTAGAATCGAAAGCATTACACTGTTCTCTGAACTACTTCAAAAATTCTAGCATCTTCACATTTTAATGTTTTCGAAGGGAATTTCATTAATAATGCATAATCATGCGTTGCCATGATAATAGTTTTTCCAAGTGCGTTGATGTTTCTCAAAACCTCAAGAACTTCAGAACTTGTTTGTGGATCTAAGTTTCCTGTAGGTTCATCAGCAAGGATAAACTCAGGATCATTAAGTAAAGCTCTTGCAATTGCAACACGTTGTTGTTCCCCCCCAGAAAGCTGATGTGGCATTTTTTGAGTAAACTCTTTCATACCAACTTTATCTAGAACTTCATCTATTTTGCGTTCCATTCCTTCTTTGTCTGTCCATCCAGTAGCTTTTAGAACAAAAAGCATATTGTCATTTACAGTTCTATCTGGAAGTAATTTGAAGTCTTGAAATACGATTCCAATCTTACGTCTCAAATAAGGAATATCATTTTCTTTTAGGGTAGCCAAATCAAAGTCAACAATGTGACCTTCTCCTTCTGTTAATGGTAAGTCACCATATAAAGTTTTCATGAAACTACTTTTTCCTGAACCTGTTTTTCCGATGATATAAAGAAATTCACCATGCTTTACTTCTAAATTTACATGAGATAAAATTTTTCTTCCTTCTT encodes:
- a CDS encoding cell division ATP-binding protein FtsE, giving the protein MSQTVLSLKDVTIYQEGRKILSHVNLEVKHGEFLYIIGKTGSGKSSFMKTLYGDLPLTEGEGHIVDFDLATLKENDIPYLRRKIGIVFQDFKLLPDRTVNDNMLFVLKATGWTDKEGMERKIDEVLDKVGMKEFTQKMPHQLSGGEQQRVAIARALLNDPEFILADEPTGNLDPQTSSEVLEVLRNINALGKTIIMATHDYALLMKFPSKTLKCEDARIFEVVQRTV
- a CDS encoding glycosyltransferase family 2 protein gives rise to the protein MAFFSVIIPLYNKADYIENTIKSVLDQTFTDYEIIIINDGSTDNSVTRVLEFNDSRIQLYNQKNQGVSVARNSGIEKSKGKLITFLDADDYWFPNHLETLFKLYNNFPNCGIYCSRYKIKTISKQFVIPHHNGIENSFSGIIEDYFYSNSPFRTTWTSSLAIPKEILLKFGSFTPGVTNGEDLELWTKIGIHYSVAISNRITAVYNYNTPNSLSKKSINTMKLMDFEPFKTAESQNSSLKKFLDLYRIEYGLRYYIFGYTDKKNFYLKNIDAKNINLKIRFLLNLPSSSLRILFKVKNYLKKTGLYFSIYE
- a CDS encoding glycosyltransferase family protein → MKILLLGEYSALHSTLAEGLRILGHDVTVASDGCKWMKNDRDINLFRHGYDFYNSIKYLRRIHNTFKKFRGYDIVQINNPSFLDLKIERNLHFYRFLLKNNAKVFLGAFGTDYFWEKLCIENKTLKYSDLFIGKKPLDIYNCEWIGNQFQDANVEVAETCNGIISCLYEYYKAYEPYYKNKLGYIPLPINTNLLQYKQKVIQEDKIKFFIGIQKLKSKLKGTDLFLEEIMKIKEAYPKEVLINKVTSLPWMEYVKIMSESDVILDQLYSYTPGMNGLIGMAQGLVLVGGGEPEMYELLKENNNYPIVNVFPSKEDIYTKLETLIQNRKDIPEISSNSRKFVELHHNYVQVAQQYVDFWNSK
- a CDS encoding glycosyltransferase family A protein — protein: MNQDSLDFLVPMFPFLHFSNFSILIINQTQNEKILTSNYSKVRVINSFEKGLVKSRNLALDNAVGKILVIADDDIVYQEGFLAKIINSYHKFPEAAVVIFSVINSNGDLIKKYPSGSKVNLGILDVLNVSSIEMTLNKTIIDASKIRFDEKFGLGGAFEMGEEAVFLSDLKENGQLLIFDSQIIVKHESQTSSEKINITNKYYIQGAVFSRIFKKKYIFWIFIKLFFDLKQNKIQFKKIKTAFKSAKEGHEKFEITRHENK
- a CDS encoding class I SAM-dependent methyltransferase gives rise to the protein MGSNRISSSFRDPSGYIFIAGDKIKRAINPIYFEQYKALTDSRFYALLFKKKFLIPHKIEILSADQIIIESEKISFISYPYEWNFLQYKHAALLTLKIQKLCLEHNFTLKDASAFNITFHEGKPIFIDTLSFDFYKENSPWLAYKQFIMHFLGPLVLSKYYGQDQLKMLSQYLEGISLQKLSKLLPAKSYLSPTLLSNIHLLAKYDSKFESDKKKVVSNLPKASQIKLLDGLYDYIENLTINENTEWDHYYNQTNYNGASYDFKKTYTKDWFLSIKGKSLIDIGGNDGTFSRVLKDMATFIIVADVDSNAVEQNYRQVLKNKEKNILPLVTDVLNPTANYGFNNQERLSFIDRIKELKFDGCLALAVIHHITLSGNIPFEFSAQFFSKMASNLLIEFPTRSDSWVQFLLDSKRDFKDHFDFYNEENFEKEYSVYFEILKKERIISSERILYSMKRLQ
- a CDS encoding glycosyltransferase family 2 protein; the protein is MLSILIPVYNYNVSSLVEALHKQCLESKIEFEIICQDDGSNSILNKDNEKINLLENCFFISLDKNIGRGGNINSLARKAKHNWLLILDCDTFPAQNNFIKRYLDIITNTEENIAFGGILYENKKPQEEQYLRWIYGQKRETKSILTSNLLIKRNIFIQYPFDEVITKYGYEDLCFFSVLKSNHFEILCIENPTYHLNLETSIIFLNKTKTALENLILLYNSKKITSEESKILKSFDFIKKLRITPFSAFLFRKNQAKMELNLLSQKPSLFLFDLYKLGYYCNLKK
- a CDS encoding sugar 3,4-ketoisomerase, which encodes MKINNKGIQIISIPKIEERRGNLSVIENDTVPFDIKRVYYLYDVPSGAERGGHAHKNLKQFLIALSGSFDVVLKDGKESMTVTLNKPFEGLLINPGIWRELQNFSSGSVCLVVASEVYIEADYIRDFEEFVNYSIRK